One part of the Rutidosis leptorrhynchoides isolate AG116_Rl617_1_P2 chromosome 1, CSIRO_AGI_Rlap_v1, whole genome shotgun sequence genome encodes these proteins:
- the LOC139904347 gene encoding protein FAR1-RELATED SEQUENCE 5-like: MECTGCRARVKFNWVYGTNTFILSDFQEHHNHELLPQEYRHLSKAERQMKYAEQLFVYHSSVSNIGPTKAYEVYSNMKGSEKNVHGTVTDFRNWRRDLNVFINVSDSQMLVNKMEERKKYVPGFSFEYKLEKSQLHSIFWADEVAKCNYKEFSDIISFDATFRTNRYNMKFVPFTGIDNHHRCVTVAAGLIRDETAESYTWLLTCFMKTFGKEPNMIVTD; encoded by the exons ATGGAATGCACCGGATGTAGGGCTAGGGTTAAATTCAATTGGGTGTATGGAACTAATACGTTTATACTGTCCGACTTTCAAGAACACCATAATCATGAGTTGCTACCCCAAGAGTACCGACATTTAAGTAAAGCGGAAAGACAGATGAAGTATGCAGAGCAGTTGTTTGTATACCATTCGTCAGTGTCAAATATTGGTCCAACAAAAGCATACGAAGTTTATAGCAATATGAAAGGGTCTGAGAAAAATGTGCATGGGACTGTAACTGATTTCAGAAACTGGAGACGAGATTTGAATGTTTTTATCAATGTAAGTGATTCTCAAATGCTCGTTAACAAAATGGAAGAACGGAAGAAATATGTTCCTGGTTTTTCATTTGAGTACAAGCTTGAAAAAAGTCAACTACATTCAATTTTCTGGGCCGATGAAGTTGCAAAATGCAACTACAAGGAGTTTAGTGACATAATCTCATTTGATGCAACGTTTAGAACGAACAG GTACAACATGAAATTTGTACCATTTACTGGCATAGATAACCACCATAGGTGTGTCACTGTTGCTGCGGGATTGATCAGGGATGAAACAGCCGAGAGTTACACATGGCTTCTTACATGTTTCATGAAGACATTCGGGAAAGAGCCAAACATGATAGTGACAGATTAG
- the LOC139904438 gene encoding protein FAR1-RELATED SEQUENCE 5-like: MAIAIKAVFKTAKHRLCMWHIMRKVPSKIQEAIPTIEDEAEKDFKNRLNKLVWNMYIEPNVFEERWEKLMHDFSLKNDSWFKHMFDIRSTWIPAYFIDTEMFGLMRTTSRSESENVFFSNFTRSAANLLTFMDGFESAMLKQRSKQESLDAQTIKKNPKLLTQLKVEKHALKVYTHAIFAIVQKEIYEALYSCLLDKMDKEEETKIYVVK; this comes from the exons ATGGCGATAGCGATAAAAGCAGTTTTTAAGACGGCAAAACATAGACTATGCATGTGGCACATTATGCGAAAGGTGCCATCAAAG ATTCAAGAAGCAATTCCTACTATTGAAGATGAAGCAGAAAAAGACTTCAAGAATAGACTTAATAAGCTTGTTTGGAATATGTATATCGAACCAAATGTTTTTGAAGAAAGATGGGAAAAGTTGATGCACGATTTCTCATTGAAAAATGATAGTTGGTTCAAACATATGTTTGATATTAGATCAACTTGGATACCAGCATATTTTATCGACACTGAAATGTTTGGTTTGATGCGAACTACTTCAAGATCTGAGAGTGAGAATGTTTTTTTTTCAAACTTTACAAGATCTGCAGCAAATCTGTTAACTTTTATGGACGGCTTTGAATCTGCAATGTTAAAACAGAGGTCAAAGCAAGAATCTTTGGATGCACAGACAATCAAGAAAAATCCAAAATTGTTAACTCAGCTGAAAGTTGAAAAGCATGCATTAAAGGTTTACACACATGCTATTTTTGCAATCGTTCAAAAAGAGATTTATGAAGCATTGTATAGCTGTTTATTGGATAAAATGGACAAGGAGGAAGAAACGAAAATCTATGTTGTTAAATAG
- the LOC139904518 gene encoding uncharacterized protein gives MVCTCRHYLRYGLLCRHYFWVLKNKNIEEIPEKYIMRRWRRDIIPPELRSRRNRYGNENIVVQDSVNEITSVVYDCVELVGSDEKMLKVVLEKLKLLKKEVEAQVPKPSKKKDDIIGNMIGVSKPSTIEIQNPPVGNYKGCANDKRLMREKEKAIKESKKRKFTCGKCGRDDHNQRTYDKKKAKEQAETSEI, from the coding sequence ATGGTATGTACATGTAGACACTATCTACGATATGGTCTTCTGTGTAGACACTATTTTTGGGTTTTAAAGAACAAGAACATAGAAGAAATCCCTGAAAAATACATAATGAGACGTTGGAGAAGGGACATAATACCACCCGAGTTAAGATCAAGGAGAAATAGATATGGCAATGAAAACATAGTTGTACAAGATTCTGTTAATGAAATTACCTCAGTTGTTTATGATTGTGTGGAACTTGTAGGCAGTGATGAAAAGATGCTAAAAGTGGTTCTTGAAAAACTTAAATTGTTGAAGAAAGAAGTTGAAGCTCAAGTGCCAAAACCGTCAAAGAAGAAAGATGATATAATTGGAAACATGATTGGAGTTTCAAAGCCTAGTACAATAGAAATACAAAACCCACCTGTTGGGAATTACAAAGGATGTGCAAATGATAAGCGTCTAATGAGGGAAAAAGAGAAAGCAATAAAGGAAAGCAAAAAGAGAAAGTTTACTTGTGGTAAATGTGGACGTGACGATCACAATCAGAGGACCTATGACAAAAAAAAAGCAAAAGAACAAGCAGAAACTTCAGAAATCTGA